The genomic stretch GATCAATTTCATTTTCAGTTATTTCAAATCCGGAAAAGAAATCCCCTTTTATTTTTTTTATTACATTGTCCTCAAGAATTCCTTGTTCTACCTTATCTTTGTAGCTGTATCTCAGAAGCTTCATTATTTCACCTTTTACTTAACAATAGCAAACACGTCACTCATTATTGCAGCGGCTGTTTCTATTTGTCCTGCGCCTCTCCCCATTACTGTTATATCTTGGGATAAATCTGTTTCAAAGACGGCAACGTTCAATGTCCCTGTTACAGCTAATGGCGAGTTTAGAGGAACAGGTGTCGGCTCAACTTTTGCACCTTTCTCTGTAACCTCTACCAGTAGTTTTATGATGTTCCCGCTCTTCTTTGCCTCTAAAACATCTTTCATCATTATGCCAGTGATTCCCTTGACTTTAACATCACTTAAAGTCATTGATTTCCCCATTAGAGCGTTTGAAAGTATTGTTGCTTTACATGCTGCGTCCCATCCTTCAATGTCCTGGCCAGGATTTGCTTCGGCATAACCCTTTTCTTGTGCTTCCTTTAATGCATCACCAAACTTTTTCCCTTCAAATGCCATATTGGAAAGAATGTAATTTGTAGTACCGTTTAGTATACCTTTTACAGAGATAATTTCATTTCCTTTGAGTGCTTCTTGGGCAAGGTTTAAAACGGGCATTGTGCCTCCAACAGTTGCCTCGAATCTTAATTCCTTTCCACTTTTCTCTTTAGCCTTGATTACTTTATCATAGTGAAGTGCTAGAGGTCCCTTGTTTGAAGTGACTACATGCATTCCTCTATCAAAGGCTTTAAGGAGATGATTTAATCCCGGTTGGGCATCTTTGATATTTGTTGGAGTAACTTCAACGACAATATCTGCTTCCATATTTTCTACAGCAGCTTCCCCGTTCCATTTTTTATCTTTTGAAGAATCAGGGTAATTTATCATAAGTGATCTTTCTTGATTATGGTCCATTAGCTTGGCAAGATCAATTCCATTTTCATCGTAGATAGAATTCATCATATCAGCAACACAAACTATTCTGACGTCAACGCCGTATTTCTTTTTGTATTGCTCCGCTCTGTCTCTAATTACTTTGCAAACTCCTTTACCAACTATACCGAAACCAACGACTCCTAAACGTACTTTCTTCATAATGAATCATCCTCTTAAATATAGTGAATACTCTATTCTTATTCTTTATTTAAAAGTTTCGGGAAAGTTATTATTTTATTTTTTGAAATAAAAAAGAATACCGAAACCTTTTTAAAAAGGCTTAAGATAGGGAGATAAAGCTATATTATAGAGGGTGAAAAAGATTTGGAGCTACCTTTTTGTGAGATCTGTTTGAAGACCGGAATGCTCTGCCCAGGTTGTACTGCAAAGATTAAAGATGGCGAACTTAATGACAACGACCTTGAAATAGCCAAAGAACTTTACAGGCTTTCTCAAGAAAACAAAGGACTTAAAGATGTAAAGTTCAAGAGAAGTATTAAGGTTGGCAGTCTTATAATTATTCTCATCGAAGCAG from Methanofastidiosum sp. encodes the following:
- a CDS encoding homoserine dehydrogenase, which produces MKKVRLGVVGFGIVGKGVCKVIRDRAEQYKKKYGVDVRIVCVADMMNSIYDENGIDLAKLMDHNQERSLMINYPDSSKDKKWNGEAAVENMEADIVVEVTPTNIKDAQPGLNHLLKAFDRGMHVVTSNKGPLALHYDKVIKAKEKSGKELRFEATVGGTMPVLNLAQEALKGNEIISVKGILNGTTNYILSNMAFEGKKFGDALKEAQEKGYAEANPGQDIEGWDAACKATILSNALMGKSMTLSDVKVKGITGIMMKDVLEAKKSGNIIKLLVEVTEKGAKVEPTPVPLNSPLAVTGTLNVAVFETDLSQDITVMGRGAGQIETAAAIMSDVFAIVK